A window of Hymenobacter aerilatus contains these coding sequences:
- a CDS encoding cell division protein ZapA: protein MSDLAIKIRIAEREYPMRVAAPDEERLRMAGKLLNEKLKEFRDQYGIQDKQDLLAMIALTTMVDRLKVGKEKDGTDAALTERLARLDELLSSLVLG, encoded by the coding sequence ATGAGCGACTTAGCCATAAAAATTCGCATTGCTGAACGGGAATATCCCATGCGCGTCGCGGCTCCCGATGAGGAGCGCCTACGCATGGCCGGTAAGCTGTTGAATGAAAAGCTTAAGGAGTTCCGCGACCAGTACGGCATCCAGGACAAGCAAGACCTATTGGCCATGATTGCCCTAACCACAATGGTCGACCGCCTGAAGGTCGGCAAGGAGAAGGACGGCACCGATGCAGCCCTTACCGAGCGCTTGGCGCGCTTGGACGAGCTGCTTTCGTCGCTGGTGCTGGGCTAA
- the rny gene encoding ribonuclease Y has protein sequence MSPYVYIALAAVVALVAGVFVGRLLAGKARQDQEAEARARAQQLLQEAEEKANRIRDERIQQSKDKFRTLKHEFEQESRRQKAELDTELTQRRQAVVEQEQSIKQLTQTTQKQLDQIQRKEKELDTLRDKLQNDAQQQRDRLDAQEEKRQTTHEAQLAKLQQREAEAEEKARQVQHQLETISGLTAAEAREQLVESLKNEAQLQASSYIKDVVAQSKLTATKDAKKVVLETIQRTAAEHAIENCVSVFNIESDDVKGKIIGREGRNIRALEAATGVEIIVDDTPEAIIISGFDPVRREVARLSLHLLVKDGRIHPARIEEIVAKTRKNIDEEIVEIGEKTIIDLGIHGLHPELVKMVGRMRFRSSYGQNLLQHSREVANLCATMAAELGLNVKHAKRAGLLHDIGKVSTEEPELPHAILGMEMAKKYKEHPDVVNAIGAHHDEMEMTAMIAPLVQACDAISGSRPGARREMMESYIKRLKQLEETAVSFDGVLQCYAIQAGRELRVMVNAENVTDDRAQELSYEISQKIEKEMQYPGQIKITVIREMRAVAYAK, from the coding sequence ATGTCACCCTATGTTTATATCGCGCTGGCTGCCGTCGTTGCCCTTGTGGCCGGCGTGTTTGTCGGCCGCCTGCTGGCCGGTAAGGCCCGGCAGGACCAAGAGGCCGAGGCCCGCGCCCGTGCCCAACAGCTTTTGCAAGAAGCAGAAGAGAAAGCCAACCGTATCCGCGACGAGCGGATTCAACAGTCGAAAGACAAATTCCGCACGCTTAAGCACGAGTTTGAGCAGGAAAGCCGCCGCCAAAAAGCCGAGCTAGATACCGAGCTAACGCAGCGCCGTCAGGCCGTGGTGGAGCAGGAGCAGAGCATCAAGCAGCTCACCCAAACCACGCAAAAGCAGCTCGATCAGATTCAGCGCAAAGAAAAAGAGCTGGATACCCTGCGCGACAAGCTTCAAAACGACGCCCAACAGCAGCGCGACCGGCTGGATGCTCAGGAAGAAAAGCGCCAGACCACGCACGAAGCTCAACTAGCCAAGCTGCAACAGCGTGAGGCAGAGGCCGAAGAAAAAGCCCGCCAAGTGCAGCATCAGCTCGAAACCATTTCGGGCCTGACGGCCGCCGAAGCGCGCGAGCAGTTGGTAGAATCGTTGAAAAACGAGGCGCAGTTGCAGGCGTCGTCCTACATTAAAGATGTGGTGGCGCAAAGCAAGCTCACGGCCACCAAAGACGCCAAGAAGGTGGTGCTGGAAACTATTCAGCGCACCGCGGCCGAGCACGCCATTGAGAACTGCGTGTCGGTGTTCAACATCGAGTCGGACGACGTGAAGGGCAAGATTATCGGTCGTGAGGGTCGGAATATTCGTGCCCTGGAAGCTGCTACCGGCGTTGAGATTATTGTGGATGATACGCCCGAGGCCATCATCATTTCGGGCTTTGACCCGGTGCGCCGCGAGGTGGCTCGCTTGAGCCTGCACTTGCTGGTGAAAGACGGTCGTATTCACCCGGCCCGCATCGAGGAGATTGTGGCCAAAACCCGCAAGAACATCGATGAGGAAATCGTGGAAATCGGCGAGAAAACCATCATCGACCTGGGCATCCACGGCCTGCACCCCGAGCTGGTGAAGATGGTAGGGCGCATGCGTTTCCGCTCGTCGTACGGCCAAAACCTACTCCAGCACTCCCGCGAGGTAGCCAATCTTTGCGCCACTATGGCCGCCGAGCTGGGCCTGAATGTGAAGCACGCCAAACGCGCCGGCTTGCTGCATGACATTGGCAAGGTAAGCACTGAGGAACCCGAACTGCCCCACGCCATCCTAGGCATGGAGATGGCCAAGAAGTACAAAGAGCATCCCGACGTAGTAAACGCCATTGGTGCCCACCACGACGAGATGGAAATGACGGCCATGATTGCGCCCCTGGTGCAGGCCTGCGACGCCATTTCGGGCTCGCGCCCCGGCGCCCGCCGCGAGATGATGGAAAGCTACATCAAGCGCCTGAAGCAACTGGAAGAAACGGCTGTGTCATTTGATGGCGTATTGCAGTGCTACGCCATCCAGGCGGGCCGCGAGTTGCGCGTGATGGTGAATGCCGAAAACGTAACCGACGACCGCGCCCAGGAACTGAGCTACGAGATTTCGCAGAAAATCGAGAAGGAAATGCAGTATCCCGGTCAGATCAAGATTACCGTGATTCGGGAAATGCGCGCCGTAGCCTACGCCAAGTAG
- a CDS encoding acyloxyacyl hydrolase, producing MRNGPEKLRQTVFLELYFRWICFPGCSATYPAYLVLLVTSGVKARYGSSFSPFYALFIMNAKVLSLPLLAALLCAGSAAHAQTEQGTRVLGLSGGNFTFQSDRNVANYAGSLTPSVGTFVADNIALGVAVPFELRHSKIKRGVSSKTNTYSLGVTPWLRYYIPSESRHRLFGEIGAGVAFERAATKIGGDKNGDTSFLFLGNIGAGYSYFITPQLGLEGVLSYGQNTAAKESQISRGTLGLNIGFRFYLSRT from the coding sequence TTGCGCAACGGTCCGGAGAAGCTCCGCCAGACCGTTTTTCTTGAATTGTACTTCCGGTGGATTTGCTTCCCAGGCTGCTCCGCTACCTATCCGGCTTACTTGGTGCTGCTGGTAACTTCTGGCGTTAAGGCCCGTTATGGGAGTTCCTTTTCACCTTTTTACGCTCTGTTTATTATGAACGCGAAAGTCCTTTCTCTGCCGCTGCTGGCGGCTCTACTCTGTGCCGGTAGTGCGGCCCATGCCCAAACCGAACAAGGCACCCGGGTGCTGGGACTAAGCGGCGGCAACTTCACCTTCCAAAGCGACAGAAACGTAGCAAACTATGCAGGCTCGCTGACCCCTTCGGTTGGCACGTTCGTGGCCGACAACATAGCTTTGGGCGTAGCCGTACCCTTTGAACTTAGGCACAGTAAAATCAAGCGCGGCGTCAGTTCGAAAACCAATACCTACAGCCTTGGGGTAACGCCCTGGTTGCGCTACTACATCCCTTCGGAAAGCCGGCACCGGCTGTTTGGTGAGATAGGTGCGGGGGTCGCGTTTGAAAGGGCCGCAACTAAGATAGGAGGCGATAAAAACGGCGACACCAGCTTCCTTTTCCTGGGAAACATTGGAGCAGGCTACTCCTACTTCATCACGCCGCAGCTGGGCCTAGAGGGCGTGCTTTCCTACGGCCAGAACACCGCCGCCAAAGAAAGCCAGATCAGCCGCGGGACGCTCGGCCTTAACATCGGTTTCCGCTTCTATCTATCCCGTACGTAG